Within the Roseomonas marmotae genome, the region GGCGCTCGGGATCACGCAGCCCTTCATCCTGCTCCTGGGTGGAGCTCCGCTGGAGGCCGCGCCGCCGGAACTGCCGGCGGTTCGTCATGATGGCGCCGATGCCTTCCACCAGGATGCGGACGGCGTCCTGCGCCGGGCGCCTCTGCCCCTCGCCGGGCTGATCCTGCCGCGATGGCCGGCCTGCCGTGGCATCCTGCCCGGGAACCTGCCGGCAGCACAGGCGGAGGCCGTACGGCGCCTGGCCGCCTGGGCCGATGTTCCGGTGCTGGAGGAGCGGGGCTCCCCTGTTTCTCAGGCCTCGCCGGGCTCCGCTCCGGTCAGTTGATCGATCTGCCGCAGCCGTGCCTCAACCCGAGCCAGCGCCGCCGCCAGCGCATCCCGCCGGCCCGCCAGCCTGCGGCGCTCCTCGCGCAGAGCCGCGCGGTCCAGCCGGCCCTTGGGCGGGGCTTCCGGCATGTCGGCGAAAGGACGAACCTCGCGCCGCAGCGACATGATCTCCCGGCGCGTCACATCCGGCCGGATCAGCCCCCGCCGCTGGGCCACCTCCAACTGGGTGTCGGACAGCAGTGTGATCTGATAGGCGGTGCCGTAGCTGCCCGGACATTGCTCGCGCGGCAGCCTGCCGGAGTCGACGGCACGCGCGATCTGCCGAAGCTGGGTGGCCGTGGCGTCGGAAAAGGGAAATAGCCGCTCGCTCTCCTGCCGCAGCCGCTGCCATTCGCTGCGCGTCAGGCTCTCTTCCAGGTTCAGCAAGGCCCGGCCGATGGCCAGGAAGCTGTCCCTCGCATCGCCCCATTCCTTCTGGATCTCGGCCCGGACCCTCAGGATGCGGGAAACCTTGGCCTGATCCTCCAACAGCCCCGTGCCGGCGAAGACTTCGTGGATGGCCTGAAGTGCCTCTTCATCGGCCTCGCCCAGCGCCCGCATGGCGGCGGCGCGCGGGTCCTGCGCGGTGGCGAGATGATGCTCCGGCTCGTCCGAGAGCAGGAAACTCCGCAGCGCGCTTTTCGACCTTTTCCCGCTCACAGCCCGATCTCCCGTCGCACGAAGGCCCAGATTTCCTCGAATGGCGCGATGCCCCGGCTCTTCGAATAGTCCAGCAGCGTCAGCCCTTTGACAGAGGGAACGTGGATATCCTCGAGTTGCGGGATCTCGGTCGGGCAGACCGCACCCGCCTTGATGAGCGCACCGCGCATCCGCGCGAAGGAGGAGGTGCGGCGATTGGCGCGGTTTAGCACCACCACGGCCCTGAATCCCTTGTCGGCGAGACTCCGCAGCCAGGGGCCAACGGCTTCGACATCGTCCTGGGTGCAGACCGCCGGCACCAGGACCAGATCGGCCGCGCGCCCCAGACCATCGATGGCAGGCAGGTGGTCCTCTACCGACGGCGGCGTATCCAGTACCGCCAGGTCATAGCCATGGGCCTGCCGCAGGCTGGCCCG harbors:
- a CDS encoding ParA family protein, which encodes MSKSRTGGKTILISSPKGGSGKSVLARHLLISAAQAGLRPVGLDFDRQQTLTKWSARRARTREAFPDFAEVDVQPAMLQDWRASLRQAHGYDLAVLDTPPSVEDHLPAIDGLGRAADLVLVPAVCTQDDVEAVGPWLRSLADKGFRAVVVLNRANRRTSSFARMRGALIKAGAVCPTEIPQLEDIHVPSVKGLTLLDYSKSRGIAPFEEIWAFVRREIGL